The Acomys russatus chromosome X, mAcoRus1.1, whole genome shotgun sequence genome segment TATAACtttctgtgtagctgaagatgatgtGGTCCTCTTACCACCAtctcccaagtgataggattacaggatcacattttatgcagtgctgggaactgaatccagggaTTCTCCAAAGCTAGACAAACAATCTACCAACTGAGGTATAGCCCTAGTTCCCATAATTGATTTTTGATGGGTTTATGCCAACTATATGTTATGGAAGCATCAGTAAGAAATATTTAATGAGATGCAAAATATTGCTTTTGTCTTACTGAAGAAGGTATTGTGGGGatagttgtttattttatttttttgtttaaggAGGAAAATACTAGTGTAGTATattccaagaagaagaaaaaagaaaaactaagagacTTAAAGTGgtgtttctaaaaagaaagaaacaagaaaggaaagaaggaaggaagaaaagaaacaaagagaaatattaaAGTCTGTCGGTATGGCTCAGGGATAGAACACTTATGAACCATATGAAAGGCTCTAGATTCAAGCCTCagcaccaacaaaacaaaacaaaaacaacaaaacacttgcaTACTGTCATGTAAAACTGATCataggaggcagaaagataacAAAAGAGTCAAAAATgctcttttcaaattatttttagatgcacacatgtccacacaaacatataaatatctaaaaataatttagaaagagCATTTTGATTGTGCTTATATACGTGTGAAGGTCACAGGACAATCTCAGGTGTTGGTCGTCAACTTCCGTCTTGTTTGAGGTCTCCTTTTTACTGTTCTTGCAGTGTAAACCAGGTTGGCTGGGCTACAGGTTATGATAGAGTCTCCTATCTGTATTTCACTATGGGAGTTCTGGAACGACAGCAAAGGCCCGTATGCGACCAGGAATATTTGTTTGTTGTGGAACATTCATTGGTGATGTCACACCAACTGCCCGCTAGCCTTTGTCCGTGCATAGGAAACCATGTGGCCCTCAGTAACACTACCGGGCCGCCCGACCCTTTGACCTCACATAGGAGAAACACGGAACTAATATTCCGGAAGCCAGCCGGCCGCCATTATTTCGGCCTGGACTTTAAAGCGCCGTGTACCGGCTGTTTTACTGCTCGCGAGCTTCCGAGAGCCATCTCCGCGTAAAATCTCCGCGTTAAGCCTCCGCTGCTGTGGTCATGTCATCCTATCCACTCCACGTTGCTGTGGTGTGCTTAAACAACCAGAACCGGAGTATGGAGGCCCACAGCATCCTGAGAAAACGAGGATTCAACGTGAAATCCTTCGGGAGCGCAGGCGTTGTGAAGCTTCCTGGGCCTACACCTGACAAGCCGCACGTTTACGATTTCGAAACCACGTATAACAAAATGTATTGTGACCTGCTGGAGAAGGATAAAGATTTCTACACCAAGAATGGGGTTTTACGCATGCTTGATAGAAATCGGAGAATCAAGTCTGGTCCTGAACGGTTCCAGAGCAGCAAGGATCTGTTTGATGTGATCTTCACCTGTGATGAGTTTGTCTATGACCAGGTAGTGGAATACCTGAACGCCAGAGAACAAGAGGTGCGTCAACTGGTGCATGTTATCAATGTGGACATCCCCGACAATGACGAAGATGCCATCCTTGGGGCCTTCCTCATCTGCGATATCTGCTTTAGTATCCTGCACTCTGAAGATGTGGATGATGAGATCGCAGAGCTGCTGCAGATGTTTGAGGTAAAGACTGGTAAGACCTTCCTGCACACTGCTTGCTTCTACTGAGGAGGACTGCTGGGTTCCCTCTGATGTAGCCTCAAATGGTCCTTCATTAGTGCTAGTTCCTGACATTGTTTCTGTGTTCATGAACAGATACGTtgctaaagaaactgtgctaaTGAAGTAAGCTCTGGGACTACTGAGTTTAAAAAGCAGTAGGATGTTTTCTGTCTTTTACCGAGGAGTTAGATATTCATGcttttctcattaaaatgttttattattaatttccaaACATTGTATGTTTTCCTATACCAATAATTACCTTATGCCCTTACTGGATTGTAAAAATATCTAAACAATCTAACAGACTGTATGAGGGGGGAAAAGCTTGGGATTTCAAACACAtgtaagaacaaaataaacagtaTAGAAGCAATATTTAAGGATGAAATGTCTAATACAATTCCAAAGTTGTTctaaaaattttattacatttatttatttagtgttagGGGACAAACatggatggaggtcagagggcaacttgtgggattCAGTtctggggataaaactcaggtcttGGTGGTGACCCATTCTGTCAGCCCCCAAAGTTTACTActaattcttcttcctcttcctttccctcttcttcttctttttttttttttttttttttttttttttttttttttgagacacgttttctctctatagccttggcaatgttggactcattctgtaaactaggctggcctcaaacttacagagatcggcctgtttctgcctccctaagtgctgagattaaaggcatgtgccaccatgccttggtgtttacttcttttttaaaaaagatctatttgttttatatttattttattttgtatgtaagaGTGTTCACCTGCATTTATAGATGTGTACCATCTGCATGCCTAGTACCCATGTATCCAGAAGAGGGAAGGGCATaggatcccttggaacttgaaATAGGAatagctgtgaaccaccatgtgggtgctaggaacagaaccctAGTcgtctacaagagcagtaagtgctcttaaccactgagtcatctcttcagcctttcgaatttgactttttaaaaaattatttactttacattctaataatagcccctccctcctttcctctaagtcccattctctctccctcttctctctatcCTGCCTCTCCTACttatcagaaaaggggagcctgtCCCCAAACCACCAaagtacatcaagtcacatcaggtcTGAGCACATCTGAGCACATCttctccccctgtggcctggtaaggcatcCCACCAGGGGGAAcggatcaaagagcaggcaacagagtccatggcagggatagcccctgctccccttgaTAAAggactgagctgcccatgggctacatctTAACAGGAGGTTTAGATCCTCTTCATGCACAATCCTTGGTTGTTGTATCAGTATCCacagcccagatttgttggtcttttttttttttttttttttgtattttactgGATTTTTGTGCAAAAtgcatgctttattttttccttattgtttATCTTTTACAGTATATTGTATATCCAATTTCAATAGAGATGAATCTTCCATAACAGTACCCTGCTATATTGTTCAGAAATTTTTCTCATCGTAAACAGTATGAAATGGTGctttaacaacaataataacaacaaatctTTAGCCAAGAGCCAAACTGAGTTCCTTGCAGCTGGAGCTGGCTCCTTCCCTATGGCTGAGAATAAATCTGCAGGAGAGGTGGCTGTAGATGGAGCTGGAGAAAATGTCTCTCTGTTGGCCCCAGAGGACGCATGTATTCTctggcacagaaaagaaaaacaaaatgggtCCATTCTTCTACGTGAGATGAAGACATTTTTCCTCCAGAGTTGCACCTCCCAACCTTTTGGGGCTAGAATCTCACCAAATCCCTCTCCCCCTTCTGTAAGTATTCTTGTGGAGCTCATGtcacctctgtgtccttctatcctcctactcttccataagactctctggaTTCTGCCCAAAATTTGACTGCCTGACTCAGCTTCTGCTGTATCTTTTCCTGTTACCACTCTTCAAccgcttccagtgtctattctatttgcccttctgaataagatataagcatcctccctagggtcctcctttttacatagcttctttaggtctgtggattatagcatggttatcctgaactaaattggctaatatccacttataactgagtacgTGCCATGCATGTCCTTCTTGGTCTtagttacctcacccaggatgatcttttccagctctgtccatttgcctgcaaattttattatgtccttgtttttgatagctgaataatattccattgtgtagatgtatcacagtttctttatctattcttgggtgtgtgggtttatttctgggccttagattccattgatcaaccaaatACATTGTTTTCAAAACACTCCTGTGAACATGCTTGCGGTTTAACTTTTGATGGGAAGAGCTCAAGAAGTTCCGTCACCCCCTCCCAGTAGAGAGGataccaaaataatttttaaaaaaggattccGCAGCGTGTATCTTGATGGACTAACACATTTTATTGTGAGATAAAGGTAGTGAAAAGACCAGGTTTTCTGATCCTAACACACAGGGAACCTTACAGACAGCTGAAACATCAAGAAGCTCCAGTCAATTGTCTATACATTATGTCATTCCAAGAGGAGTTGCATGGATACCTGGTAAAGGACTGTGAGCCTTGccagccttcttctcttcctctgtgagggaatgttaACAGGTCCCATCTCGTGAGAATTTCCTGCCTGTGAATACAATTATTCTGCTTCCtggtgatgatgctgatgatgaagatgatgatgatgatcaagTCTAACTGGAGGAAACACCACAATATTCAATTTACAGATGAGGAGAAAAGTGCTCTAAGGGGCAGAACTAGTTGATGTAGACTCAGAGTTTGCATTTAAGATTGCCTGCTTGCCAATTCTGAGGTCATAATCATCACACTTTCTTTAGGTGAACTAAGATGAACTCTCACATTGACCACAAAGTTGCCTTTGTAAATCACATTTCGTACCATTCAAATTCACTCCTTTTGTCACAGCCTTATACAttaatgtgtatatattatatgaacCTTGACcctttcatatacatataaaccattcatatatgtatgtctgtgtttatctgtggCAGACTGTCATTCATTCTTTGGGTGCTATCCACCACATTtattaagacaggctctctcactaaTTTGGAACATACAAAGGAGGCTAGGTTGGTTATCCAGCAATACCCAGAAATCCACTTATTTCAAtctactgagtgctggggataCACCACCCATGTTGGCATATTTAGGAAAGGagtatcattttgttttgttttgttttttgagacagggtttctctgtgtagccttggctctcctggactcacattatagaccaggctggccccaaactcacagaaatccacatgcctcagcatcccaagtgctgggatta includes the following:
- the LOC127185869 gene encoding RNA polymerase II subunit A C-terminal domain phosphatase SSU72-like; its protein translation is MSSYPLHVAVVCLNNQNRSMEAHSILRKRGFNVKSFGSAGVVKLPGPTPDKPHVYDFETTYNKMYCDLLEKDKDFYTKNGVLRMLDRNRRIKSGPERFQSSKDLFDVIFTCDEFVYDQVVEYLNAREQEVRQLVHVINVDIPDNDEDAILGAFLICDICFSILHSEDVDDEIAELLQMFEVKTGKTFLHTACFY